Proteins encoded within one genomic window of Eleutherodactylus coqui strain aEleCoq1 chromosome 1, aEleCoq1.hap1, whole genome shotgun sequence:
- the SERTM1 gene encoding serine-rich and transmembrane domain-containing protein 1, which yields MSGLGPSVASPEEVGNGTFLELFPTSLSTSVDSSSSPPNRLSNVYVYVSIFLSLLAFLLLLLIIALQRLKNIISSTSSYPEYTSDAGSSFTNLEVCSISSQRSSFSNLSS from the coding sequence ATGTCAGGCCTTGGTCCTTCAGTTGCTTCACCAGAAGAAGTGGGGAATGGAACATTTTTGGAACTGTTCCCTACCTCTCTCTCAACGTCAGTGGATTCTTCATCGTCACCACCCAACCGTTTATCAAACGTTTATGTCTATGTCTCCATCTTTCTTAGTCTCTTGGCTTTCCTTCTCCTGCTGCTTATCATTGCTCTTCAGAGACTTAAAAATATCATCTCCTCTACATCGTCTTACCCAGAATATACAAGTGATGCGGGGAGCTCCTTCACTAATTTAGAAGTTTGTAGCATATCTTCCCAGAGGTCTTCTTTTTCTAACCTTTCCTCGTAG